CGTGGCCTTCGTGATGCTGGTGCTCTCGGCGCAGTTGGTGCGCGTGCTGCCGGTGCAGGTGCTGCTGGCGATGATCGGCGGGCCGGTCCTCGTCTTCTGCCTGCTGCAGCTCGCCGGCTGGAAGCCGAACCTGCCGAACGGATCGACCCTGCGGATCGAGGCGACCGTGGGCGGCGTGGCCGGGTTCATCGGCGGCATGTCCGGGGTCTGGGGCCCGCCCTTCGTGGCCTATCTCACGGCCATCGGCACGGAAAAGCGCGACCAGGTCCGGGTGCAGGGCGTGGCCTACGGGCTGGGGGCGATCTCGCTGACCGCGGCGCACAGCGTCTCGGGCGTGTTCAATGCCCAGAGCGCGCCCTTCTCGGCGGCGCTGCTGGTGCCGGCGATGGTCGGCATGTGGCTCGGGCGGCGCATCCACGACCGCATCGACCAGGCGATGTTCCGCAGGCTGACACTGATCGTGCTGACGGTGGCGGCGCTGAACCTGCTGCGGCGGGCCTTCTTCGGCTGAAGCCCCCTCACTCGAAGAGCAGTTCCGGGTAGCCGGTACGCGGATCGAGCGCGCGGCGGAAATGCACCGGCGCGAGGCCGAGGATGACCTCGGCCGTGGTGCGGACGATCGAGCCCTCGAGCAGGTG
The Salipiger sp. H15 DNA segment above includes these coding regions:
- a CDS encoding sulfite exporter TauE/SafE family protein, whose product is MDALFTLVSPPMLALAFAVAALAGLVKGMVGFAMPMIMISGLGSVVSPELALAGLILPTLATNAFQAFGEGPRAAWETVKRFRVLLIVAFVMLVLSAQLVRVLPVQVLLAMIGGPVLVFCLLQLAGWKPNLPNGSTLRIEATVGGVAGFIGGMSGVWGPPFVAYLTAIGTEKRDQVRVQGVAYGLGAISLTAAHSVSGVFNAQSAPFSAALLVPAMVGMWLGRRIHDRIDQAMFRRLTLIVLTVAALNLLRRAFFG